Proteins encoded in a region of the Streptomyces akebiae genome:
- the paaC gene encoding 1,2-phenylacetyl-CoA epoxidase subunit PaaC: protein MTDEDLYVDGDGARWAFGTGFTDPLHGVDQAVPDGVDAADLAACCLALGDDALVSAQRLAEWCTRAPELEEELALANIGLDLLGQARLLYARAGLADGTGRGEDAYAYFRDAEDFRNVRLAELPGGDFAFTVGRLLVLSVWRLAVCEALAGAADPVLAAIAAKSSKELAYHRRWAAEWTVRLGDGTAESAARIRAALDALAPWLDELLTDRAAAPLGADPAAVAARTRLELFHVLGDAGLNHSTDVSPLDTPASPVPGSGRNGRHTPHLAPLLAELQSVARAHPEASW from the coding sequence ATGACCGACGAGGACCTGTACGTCGACGGCGACGGCGCGCGGTGGGCGTTCGGCACCGGGTTCACCGACCCGCTGCACGGCGTCGACCAGGCGGTACCCGACGGGGTCGACGCCGCCGACCTGGCCGCTTGTTGTCTGGCACTCGGCGACGACGCCCTGGTGTCCGCGCAGCGGCTGGCCGAATGGTGCACCCGCGCGCCCGAGTTGGAGGAGGAGCTGGCGCTCGCCAACATCGGCCTGGACCTCCTCGGCCAGGCCCGTCTGCTGTACGCCAGGGCGGGCCTGGCCGACGGCACGGGCCGTGGCGAGGACGCGTACGCCTACTTCCGCGACGCGGAGGACTTCCGCAACGTACGTCTCGCCGAACTGCCGGGCGGCGACTTCGCGTTCACCGTCGGCCGCCTGCTGGTGCTGTCCGTCTGGCGGCTGGCCGTGTGCGAGGCGCTCGCCGGCGCAGCCGACCCGGTGCTGGCCGCGATCGCGGCCAAGAGCTCCAAGGAGCTCGCCTACCACCGCCGTTGGGCCGCGGAGTGGACGGTACGGCTCGGTGACGGCACCGCCGAGTCCGCCGCACGGATACGGGCCGCGCTGGACGCCCTCGCCCCCTGGCTGGACGAGTTGCTGACGGACCGGGCGGCCGCGCCCCTCGGCGCGGATCCGGCCGCCGTCGCCGCGCGGACCCGGCTGGAGCTGTTCCACGTACTGGGCGACGCAGGGCTGAACCACTCCACCGACGTGTCCCCGCTCGACACACCGGCCTCCCCGGTCCCGGGCTCCGGCAGGAACGGACGGCACACCCCGCACCTGGCGCCCCTCCTCGCCGAACTGCAGAGCGTCGCCCGCGCCCACCCGGAGGCGTCGTGGTGA
- the paaD gene encoding 1,2-phenylacetyl-CoA epoxidase subunit PaaD, translating into MTLSSERASRIAAEVPDPELPMLTLADLGVLHGVEVTPEGAVVARLTPTYAGCPAVAEMRAEVAARLLAAGFVDVRVVTVLDPPWTTDRITDEGRRKLAEHGIAPPGPRDAPGPRSDPGPAWVSLTTLAPPEVPCPRCASADTEEISRFAATACTALRRCRTCREPFPHVKDLP; encoded by the coding sequence GTGACGTTGTCGTCGGAACGGGCGTCGCGGATCGCCGCCGAGGTCCCCGACCCCGAACTGCCGATGCTGACGCTCGCCGACCTCGGGGTGCTGCACGGCGTCGAGGTGACGCCGGAGGGAGCCGTCGTCGCACGGCTCACCCCGACGTACGCGGGCTGCCCCGCCGTGGCCGAGATGCGCGCCGAGGTGGCGGCCCGGCTGCTGGCCGCCGGCTTCGTCGACGTCCGGGTGGTCACGGTGCTCGACCCGCCGTGGACCACCGACCGGATCACCGACGAGGGCCGCCGCAAGCTGGCGGAGCACGGCATCGCGCCGCCCGGCCCGCGCGACGCCCCCGGCCCGCGCAGTGACCCCGGCCCGGCCTGGGTGAGCCTGACCACCCTCGCACCGCCCGAAGTGCCCTGCCCGCGCTGCGCCTCTGCCGACACCGAGGAGATCTCGCGCTTCGCCGCCACCGCCTGCACGGCACTTCGGCGCTGCCGTACCTGTCGGGAGCCGTTCCCTCACGTCAAGGACCTGCCATGA